Proteins co-encoded in one Aethina tumida isolate Nest 87 chromosome 7, icAetTumi1.1, whole genome shotgun sequence genomic window:
- the LOC109603665 gene encoding intraflagellar transport protein 57 homolog has protein sequence MQKEKKIVSDTEQEYPFISFVDCEDLSNKLKLLNYEDEFLKDLKIKPIHKFYFVVAKNPGEQFYLFSLLAAWLVRKVGKEFVQPQEYDDPNETINKILEAVKENGLNVDFSASKLKQGFGEQVVNILDNLATAALKHKNFKWDSPKAPEETEEEVDVMEDESEINLDRVEEEMIAAYSDDSDEENIFRLDDLKPRKREITASELKSNIDEESWRIEVERVLPQLKVTIKNDSRDWRAHFEQMKNHKNNIELTLNPTKTHLEKLHKDISSTLDKVGSREKYLNRELEDTLQQYRLLQDQLSQVRDKYKSVSSGVADRNRELSKLTDRLETVKQQMEERGSSMTDGTPLVNIKKSVAKIRQEIIDIDVRIGVLECILLQTKIRDEKQLENEFGQSISIF, from the exons atgcaaaaggaaaaaaaaatcgtCTCTGATACGGAACAAGAATATCCTTTTATATCTTTCGTAGACTGCGAAGATTTGTcgaacaaattaaaactattaaattacgaGGACGAATTTTTGAAAGATTTGAAGATAAAACCCATACATAA attttattttgttgttgccAAAAATCCAGGGGAGCAGTTCTACCTATTCTCCCTTCTAGCAGCATGGTTGGTGAGAAAAGTGGGAAAAGAATTTGTACAGCCTCAAGAATATGATGATCCAAAcgaaacaattaacaaaattttagagGCCGTTAAAGAAAAT ggGTTGAACGTGGATTTCTCAGCGAGTAAACTGAAACAGGGTTTCGGAGAACAAGTCGTGAACATCCTGGACAACTTAGCAACGGCTGCTTTAAAACATAAGAACTTTAAATGGGACag tccCAAGGCTCCGGAAGAAACGGAGGAGGAGGTGGATGTTATGGAGGACGAATccgaaataaatttagacCGGGTTGAGGAAGAAATGATCGCTGCTTATTCGGACGACTCGGATGAGGAAAATATATTCAGGTTGGATGACTTGAAACCAAGAAAAAGGGAAATAACCGCCAGCGAACTGAAGTCTAACATAGATGAAG AATCATGGAGAATTGAGGTGGAGCGAGTGTTACCTCAACTTAAAGTaaccataaaaaatgacaGCAGGGATTGGAGGGCTCATTTCGAACAGATGAAGAATCACAAGAACAACATCGAATTAACGCTAAACCCAACGAAAACCCACCTGGAAAAGCTACACAAGGACATCTCTTCAACTTTGGACAAAGTTGGGAGCAGAGAAAAATACCTGAATAGAGAACTGGAGGACACTTTACAGCAGTATAGACTTTTGCAGGATCAGCTTTCTCAAGTCAGGGACAAATACAAGAGTGTGAGTTCGGGAGTTGCTGATAGAAATCGAGAACTGAGCAAATTAACCGATCGATTGGAAACTGTCAAGCAACAAATGGAGGAACGCGGAAGTTCCATGACTGATGGAA CTCCTTtggtgaatataaaaaaatcggtGGCTAAAATCAGGCAGGAAATCATCGATATAGACGTAAGAATTGGCGTTTTGGAGTGTATTCTGCTGCAGACCAAAATCAGAGATGAAAAACaacttgaaaatgaatttggccaatcaatttcaatattttaa
- the LOC109603666 gene encoding mitochondrial import inner membrane translocase subunit Tim8: MSDFDSSFSEGLGKGGDKELQEFLMVEKQKAQFNAQIHEFNDFCWDKCVDKPSNKLDSRTETCLTNCVDRFIDVSLLITNRFSQLLQKSGGM; encoded by the exons ATGTCCGATTTCGATTCATCGTTTTCCGAAGGCTTGGGCAAAGGCGGCGACAAAGAATTGCAGGAGTTCCTCATGGTCGAGAAACAGAAAGCCCAATTCAATGCGCAG atCCATGAATTCAATGACTTCTGCTGGGATAAGTGCGTCGACAAACCGTCGAACAAGTTGGACAGCAGGACCGAAACCTGCCTGACAAACTGTGTGGACAGGTTCATCGATGTGTCGCTGTTGATCACCAACCGATTTTCGCAGCTTTTGCAGAAAAGTGGTGGAATGTAG
- the LOC109603664 gene encoding fasciculation and elongation protein zeta-2 — protein MRDLATKMAELKFEAPLAQFEESDEWGSTEFQSAMVKNENEINNINLKKNKELNDVLNGFSEDILNNAVDETPAKNVTAKGADTASMADNFNETFSGSLEDLVNTFDDKITKCFGNYDESVEKLAPVQVRSQEEIMNECQMWWTITGNFGNILPIDWSKSYARKLHIDALHLEKEPQTPDDDLDLSSEDEAVASDLDMHALILGGLHQDTEPLKTADEVIQEIDDMMQEDSCSVDGSPGSRDSGLESNEVMEKAKEVLSSPLYEDKLRDLSLSQLNELFLELEVLIREFSETLISELALRDELEYEKELKNTFISLLLAVQNKRRQYHVEKKRSSKHSSVKTPSGLDPKYLTTVIPYHIDSGPADNQTLQVLIKILKAINEDSPTVPTLLTDYILKVICPT, from the exons ATGAGGGATCTGGCCACAAAAATGGCCGAACTCAAATTTGAAGCGCCCCTGGCGCAATTCGAGGAGTCCGACGAATGGGGCTCGACCGAATTCCAATCAGCCATGGTCAAGAACGAGAACGAGatcaacaacatcaacctgaaGAAGAACAAGGAGCTGAACGACGTCCTGAACGGCTTCAGCGAGGACATACTGAACAACGCGGTGGACGAGACGCCGGCGAAGAACGTTACCGCCAAGGGCGCCGACACGGCCTCCATGGCCGACAATTTCAACGAGACGTTCTCGGGCAGTCTAGAGGATCTGGTGAACACGTTCGATGACAAGATCACCAAGTGTTTCGGGAACTACGACGAGTCGGTGGAGAAGCTCGCCCCCGTTCAGGTTCGGTCGCAGGAAGAGATCATGAACGAGTGCCA gATGTGGTGGACGATTACTGGCAATTTTGGCAACATTCTTCCAATCGACTGGTCCAAATCATACGCCAGGAAGCTACACATAGATGCTTTACATTTAGAAAAG GAACCTCAAACTCCGGACGACGACCTCGACCTAAGTTCGGAGGACGAGGCGGTGGCCAGCGACTTGGACATGCACGCCCTAATCCTGGGTGGGCTCCATCAAGACACGGAGCCGTTGAAAACGGCCGACGAAGTTATCCAAGAGATCGACGACATGATGCAGGAGGACTCGTGTTCCGTCGACGGATCACCCGGTTCCAGGGACTCGGGATTGGAGAGTAACGAGGTCATGGAAAAGGCCAAGGAGGTCTTGAGCTCTCCTTTATATGAAGACA AACTTCGGGATTTGAGTCTGTCGCAGTTGAACGAGCTGTTCTTGGAGTTGGAGGTGTTGATTAGGGAATTTTCTGAGACGTTAATTTCCGAGCTGGCGTTAAGAGATGAATTGGAGTACGAGAAGGAACTAAAGAACACATTCATTTCTTTGTTATTGGCGGTGCAAAATAAAAGGAGACAGTATCATGTTGAAAAGAAGAGGAGTTCCAAACATAGCTCAGTAAAAACTCCTAGTGGATTAGATCCaaag TATTTAACAACAGTCATTCCATACCATATAGATAGTGGACCAGCCGATAATCAAACTCTCCAAGTTCTCATTAAAA ttttgaaAGCTATTAATGAGGACAGTCCGACAGTTCCAACTCTGTTAACGGACTATATATTAAAAG TTATATGTCCAACGTAA
- the LOC109603667 gene encoding serine/threonine/tyrosine-interacting protein: protein MIDVNSPIYQQDETNNNIRMTSLYDIQLYSAARNYYYVQANMPMHEIIPGLFLGAHTSADRHCLAQLVDNDIRYIICVRQQPEEHYVRPYFDERDDFTYLTLEIEDRATENIIRFFPQVKKFIDEGIARNCKVLVHGRSGNSRSATLVLAYIMEKFNLSSEEAYKFVKGKRASISPNEGFVAQLTEYEPIYRARQSLNGGEPSSCDSRCQKRKRDTLHESDEYNLVQPPPSPSADHDYDDDERAATLLDFSDNLYKLLLKR, encoded by the exons ATGATCGATGTGAATTCGCCGATTTACCAACAGGATGAG ACGAACAACAACATAAGAATGACGTCGCTGTATGATATTCAGCTGTACTCAGCCGCCCGCAACTATTATTACGTGCAGGCCAACATGCCAATGCACGAGATCATCCCCGGTTTGTTTTTAGGGGCGCACACATCCGCTGACCGTCACTGTCTCGCGCAGCTCGTCGACAACGACATACG ATACATCATCTGCGTGAGGCAGCAACCGGAGGAGCACTATGTACGGCCGTATTTCGACGAACGAGACGACTTCACCTATCTGACGTTGGAGATCGAGGATCGCGCCACCGAAAACATAATCCGGTTCTTCCCCCAAGTGAAGAAGTTCATAGACGAGGGCATCGCGCGCAACTGCAAGGTTTTGGTGCACGGCAGGTCGGGGAATTCCCGAAGTGCCACGCTGGTCTTGGCGTACATTATGGAAAAGTTCAACCTGAGCAGCGA GGAGGCGTATAAATTTGTGAAGGGCAAACGGGCTTCCATCAGCCCGAATGAGGGTTTTGTGGCTCAACTGACGGAATACGAGCCCATTTACAGGGCGCGTCAGAGCTTGAACGGTGGGGAACCGTCGTCATGTGACTCGCGCTGCCAAAAGAGGAAAAGGGACACGTTGCACGAGAGTGACGAGTACAATCTGGTGCAGCCGCCGCCCAGCCCCAGCGCGGATCACGACTATGACGACGACGAGAGGGCGGCCACTCTTTTGGACTTCTCTGATAATCTATATAAGTTACTGTTGAAACGGTAG
- the LOC109606491 gene encoding transmembrane protein 147 has product MTLYHFGNCIALIYVPYYLTYKSAGLSEYGAFWKCFQAGMIYVFTQLAKMLVLATFFPDNVGDFGNDLIGEFLKSTVDLADLIGIYVVLAGIPGKGHSKVLTAGIGWATAEVILSRAVLLWVGARGAEFDWKYIQKCLESNISLVQHIVTATLVWLWSRHDLKSNLKTVVTVLLVFSSYKPLFLDLLIKAILAGPWTGLFIKALVTGVTGFLTLIIYAGLAQVIGIF; this is encoded by the exons atgactcTGTATCACTTCGGAAATTGTATAGCGCTAATTTACGTGCCATATTACCTGACTTATAAAAGTGCCGGATT ATCTGAATACGGAGCCTTTTGGAAATGCTTCCAAGCAGGAATGATATACGTATTCACCCAATTAGCCAAAATGTTGGTTTTGGCCACGTTTTTCCCCGATAACGTGGGCGATTTCGGCAACGATCTCATAGGT GAATTCTTGAAGTCGACCGTCGATTTAGCTGACTTGATCGGCATTTACGTTGTGCTGGCAGGAATCCCCGGAAAAGGCCACAGCAAAGTCCTAACAGCAGGCATAGGTTGGGCCACAGCTGAAGTAATCCTTTCCAGAGCTGTGCTTTTGTGGGTTGGTGCAAGAGGAGCTGAATTCGACTGGAAATACATTCAGAAGTGTCTTGAATCTAACATTTCTTTAGTACAACATATTGTAACAGCTACATTGGTTTGGTTGTGGTCAAGGCATGACTTGAAGAGCAACCTGAAAACAGTGGTCACTGTTTTGTTGGTGTTTTCTTCTTATAAACCACTGTTTTTGGACCTCTTGATCAAGGCTATTTTGGCTGGACCATGGACTGGCTTGTTTATTAAAGCTCTGGTTACTGGTGTTACAGGTTttcttactttaattatttatgcagGACTTGCTCAAGTGATtggtatattttaa